The following are encoded in a window of bacterium genomic DNA:
- a CDS encoding PTS sugar transporter subunit IIA — translation RISRLMHRSEFRDRLVGCPSAAAVLEAIALEENDL, via the coding sequence CCGTATCTCCCGGCTGATGCATCGCAGTGAATTCCGCGACCGATTGGTGGGTTGTCCATCCGCCGCAGCGGTGCTGGAAGCCATTGCATTGGAAGAAAATGATCTCTAA
- a CDS encoding histidine--tRNA ligase: MTKYQSITGTRDVLPEEQPYWRFIEKKIFEITSLFGYQRVDPPIFEETRLFIRSVGETTDIVENEMYTFLDKGDTSLTLRPEFTAGFIRLYLQNGMHMLPKPVKLFSIGPIFRFERPQAGRFRQHTQFNVEAFGEQDSAMDVEVMSIAWQLYAELGFRGLRFQLNSTGCPQCRPTYIETLKAYYHTRLQEICGDCKRRLDRNALRLLDCKSPGCQPVIAAAPVISRHLCPSCHDHFHHLTGYLDQLGRPYEINHKLVRGLDYYTKTVFEVWAQGIGSQNAMCGGGRYDGLIEQLGGEPTPGIGFGSGIERIILSMKEQGLQPEPLPEPRVLVIHFGAKAKARAVDLVFALRNEKIPALMSFGEKSFKAQMRDANRMNAACVLILGDSEVEQGVISIKDLRQGGQIQVTEAEMVDRVKSLLS, from the coding sequence ATGACCAAGTATCAATCGATCACCGGAACGCGCGATGTGCTGCCGGAAGAACAGCCCTATTGGCGTTTCATTGAAAAAAAAATCTTTGAGATCACCTCACTGTTCGGCTATCAGCGGGTGGATCCGCCCATTTTTGAAGAGACCCGTTTATTCATCCGTTCTGTGGGCGAAACCACAGATATCGTCGAAAACGAGATGTACACCTTCCTCGATAAAGGCGACACTTCACTGACGCTGCGCCCCGAATTCACCGCCGGGTTCATCCGGCTCTATCTGCAGAACGGCATGCACATGCTACCCAAGCCGGTCAAGCTTTTTTCGATAGGTCCGATTTTCCGCTTCGAACGGCCGCAGGCCGGTCGTTTCCGCCAGCACACCCAGTTCAATGTGGAGGCCTTTGGCGAGCAGGACAGCGCCATGGACGTCGAAGTCATGTCCATCGCCTGGCAATTATATGCAGAGCTCGGTTTTCGCGGTCTGCGCTTTCAGCTCAACAGCACCGGTTGTCCGCAATGCCGACCGACCTATATCGAAACTTTGAAAGCCTATTATCACACCCGTCTGCAAGAGATCTGTGGCGACTGCAAGCGGCGGTTGGACCGCAATGCGCTGAGGCTGCTCGACTGCAAATCGCCCGGATGTCAACCGGTGATCGCCGCGGCGCCGGTGATCAGCCGGCATCTGTGTCCCTCATGTCACGATCATTTCCATCACCTGACCGGCTATCTGGACCAGCTCGGCCGCCCCTATGAGATCAACCACAAACTGGTGCGCGGACTGGATTATTACACCAAGACCGTGTTCGAGGTCTGGGCCCAGGGCATCGGCTCGCAGAACGCCATGTGCGGCGGCGGCCGCTACGACGGCCTCATCGAACAGCTGGGCGGCGAGCCCACGCCGGGCATCGGCTTCGGCTCCGGCATCGAACGCATTATCCTGAGCATGAAGGAACAGGGCCTGCAGCCCGAACCTCTGCCGGAACCGCGCGTGCTGGTGATTCATTTCGGCGCCAAGGCCAAAGCCCGCGCGGTGGATCTGGTCTTTGCCCTGCGAAACGAAAAAATTCCAGCCCTCATGAGCTTTGGCGAAAAAAGCTTTAAGGCGCAGATGCGCGACGCCAATCGCATGAATGCAGCCTGCGTGCTCATCCTCGGCGACAGCGAGGTGGAACAGGGCGTCATCTCGATCAAGGATCTGCGCCAGGGGGGACAGATTCAGGTGACGGAAGCGGAAATGGTGGACCGAGTAAAAAGCCTGCTCTCCTGA
- a CDS encoding RNA methyltransferase yields the protein MTLSKQKLQSLRSLRQKKYRDQSGHYLIEGLRLCEEAVYGPATVLEIIVADGPETPRLQKLLQRAGRRAIPILRTTQANMDRLCDTDTPQAVAARVAQARPCQGDDLPANERLILAVDQLQDPGNLGTLLRTADWFGVNTVLISRNSVDLYNPKVVRASMGAIFHLTCCTEVEMRPTLAQLRERGYRLLAAMTDAAAPLVYEAEKTVLLVGNEANGISADLVELADHCFTIPRLGGGESLNAAIAAGIALYELTKR from the coding sequence ATGACGCTTTCCAAACAAAAACTGCAAAGCCTTCGCTCCCTGCGCCAAAAAAAATATCGCGACCAGAGCGGACACTATCTCATCGAAGGGCTGCGCCTGTGCGAGGAGGCGGTCTACGGGCCGGCCACGGTGCTGGAGATCATCGTCGCAGACGGGCCGGAGACGCCGCGTCTGCAGAAGCTTTTACAGCGGGCCGGCCGCCGCGCCATTCCGATCCTGCGCACCACACAGGCGAACATGGACAGGCTGTGCGACACCGATACGCCGCAGGCCGTGGCCGCGCGGGTCGCTCAAGCCAGACCATGTCAAGGGGATGATCTACCGGCGAACGAACGGCTGATTCTGGCCGTCGACCAACTGCAGGATCCGGGAAACCTCGGTACGCTTTTGCGCACCGCGGATTGGTTCGGTGTCAACACTGTCCTGATCAGCCGCAATTCGGTGGATCTTTACAATCCCAAAGTGGTCCGCGCCAGCATGGGCGCCATCTTTCATCTCACCTGCTGCACCGAGGTGGAGATGCGGCCCACGCTCGCCCAGCTGCGGGAACGCGGTTATCGCCTTTTGGCCGCTATGACCGATGCCGCTGCGCCTCTGGTCTACGAAGCCGAAAAGACCGTTCTGCTCGTCGGCAACGAAGCCAACGGAATCTCCGCCGACCTGGTCGAACTGGCTGATCACTGTTTTACCATCCCCCGTCTTGGCGGCGGGGAATCCCTGAACGCGGCCATTGCGGCCGGCATCGCCCTCTACGAACTGACAAAGCGATAA
- a CDS encoding SpoIID/LytB domain-containing protein yields the protein MPHQQPNVRIGMIQAVEEIRFRCNGSFRLMTLEGQEQGTGRADVEYRVEKIESTPAQIRWAVRLAIRETEEEARQFQAEEKLETRLWRQGLTLPLNHQLLDNREYWVVTGPFATLDQAQAFCRFYEPAGEAVVVKEIVSPAVGVLQCGDQRFVTGLRIEPQDPTAIISLADVTVGIEFHWQHKRTQQLRGCLEIRFDTNGALLAINELDIESYLISVNSSEMTAENPVELLKAQTVAARSTILATMGKHHYDEPFHLCSDDHCQCYHGIANVSAASQQAAAATKGETLLFNNRVCDARYAKICGGVMEDYEHVWDQRRIPYLVSGVDGETPLTVDLRKESDAQAYINSTPDVYCNTLKYEISSSLPYNTRELFRWRVTFTREELETLIKRKLGEDFGKLVDLEPGERGCSGRLKWLDVIGSHKTIRVGKELAIRRILSESHLYSACFYIERDRAESGTILRFHLIGAGWGHGVGLCQVGATVMAQQGFTYRQILQHYYRSSTLRKLY from the coding sequence ATGCCTCACCAGCAACCAAACGTGCGCATCGGCATGATTCAAGCTGTGGAAGAGATACGGTTTCGCTGCAACGGATCCTTTCGCCTGATGACCCTGGAGGGTCAGGAGCAGGGAACAGGTCGGGCGGATGTCGAATACCGGGTGGAAAAAATCGAATCCACTCCAGCGCAAATCCGCTGGGCGGTGCGGCTGGCGATCCGGGAGACCGAGGAGGAGGCGCGCCAGTTCCAGGCGGAAGAAAAGCTGGAGACCAGGCTATGGCGGCAGGGGCTGACTCTTCCTCTGAACCATCAACTCCTCGATAACCGCGAATACTGGGTAGTGACCGGACCGTTTGCCACGCTTGATCAAGCCCAGGCCTTTTGCCGATTCTATGAACCGGCCGGCGAAGCGGTGGTGGTTAAAGAGATCGTCAGCCCTGCGGTCGGCGTGCTGCAATGCGGCGATCAAAGGTTTGTCACCGGCCTGCGCATCGAGCCGCAGGATCCCACGGCGATCATCTCTCTGGCTGATGTCACAGTGGGCATCGAGTTTCATTGGCAGCACAAAAGAACCCAGCAGCTGCGCGGCTGCCTGGAGATACGGTTCGACACCAACGGCGCGCTGCTGGCGATCAATGAGTTGGATATTGAATCATACCTTATCAGCGTCAACTCGTCCGAGATGACCGCGGAGAATCCTGTAGAGCTGCTCAAAGCACAGACCGTGGCTGCGCGCAGCACCATCCTGGCGACCATGGGCAAGCATCATTACGACGAGCCCTTTCATCTCTGTTCCGATGACCACTGCCAGTGTTATCACGGCATCGCCAACGTCTCCGCCGCTTCGCAGCAGGCGGCAGCCGCCACGAAGGGCGAGACCCTGTTGTTTAATAACCGGGTCTGCGATGCGCGGTACGCAAAAATTTGCGGCGGCGTCATGGAGGATTATGAGCACGTCTGGGACCAGCGCCGTATACCCTACCTGGTCAGCGGCGTGGACGGCGAGACGCCTCTCACTGTGGATCTGCGCAAAGAGAGCGATGCTCAAGCCTATATCAACAGTACGCCGGACGTCTACTGCAACACCCTGAAATACGAGATCTCGTCCAGCCTGCCCTACAACACCCGGGAGTTGTTCCGCTGGCGCGTGACATTCACCCGCGAAGAGCTGGAGACTTTGATCAAACGCAAGCTGGGTGAGGATTTCGGCAAGCTGGTCGATCTGGAGCCCGGGGAGCGCGGCTGCTCCGGCAGGTTGAAATGGCTGGACGTGATCGGCAGCCATAAAACCATCCGGGTGGGCAAGGAACTGGCGATCCGCCGCATCCTCTCAGAAAGCCACCTCTATTCCGCCTGTTTTTACATCGAAAGGGACCGCGCTGAAAGCGGGACGATTCTGCGCTTTCATCTGATCGGCGCCGGCTGGGGCCATGGCGTC
- a CDS encoding CPBP family intramembrane metalloprotease, translating to METNSQTPPPLLTPRDLGRLFLFTVLAILVAQMFSLLLPMPYALALQELCIVLPAILYVVKRKLPLVRTFRLGLPTPAIFFYSLLASIGVVVLADELDRLINHFFPMPEELAKGLEQLMRADSVQEMLLIIGGAVIVAAVAEEMLFRGMILTALEQFKDAASAIVLSAIFFALIHFNPWGAVQIALLGFALGYLSWRSQSIWPGVILHALNNLLAYLWLNLPKESWNWYGGEIHVRSYWLIAAVLLVWFGVDRFNRACDARSINEGSVLNS from the coding sequence ATGGAAACGAACTCGCAAACGCCTCCCCCGCTTCTAACGCCCCGTGATCTGGGACGACTGTTTCTATTTACTGTGCTGGCGATCCTGGTGGCGCAGATGTTCTCCCTGCTGTTGCCCATGCCCTATGCACTGGCGTTGCAGGAATTGTGCATCGTCCTACCCGCTATCCTTTACGTGGTGAAAAGAAAACTGCCGCTGGTCCGCACCTTTCGCCTCGGCCTGCCGACACCGGCGATCTTTTTCTACAGTCTGTTGGCGAGCATCGGGGTGGTGGTGCTGGCCGATGAACTGGATCGTCTGATCAACCATTTTTTTCCCATGCCGGAAGAGCTGGCCAAAGGATTGGAGCAGCTGATGCGCGCCGATTCGGTTCAGGAGATGCTGCTGATCATCGGAGGCGCGGTGATAGTGGCCGCGGTCGCCGAAGAGATGCTCTTTCGCGGCATGATCCTGACCGCGCTGGAACAGTTCAAAGATGCGGCCTCGGCTATTGTGCTCAGCGCCATATTCTTCGCCCTGATCCATTTCAATCCCTGGGGAGCAGTTCAAATCGCCCTATTAGGCTTTGCCCTGGGTTATCTGTCCTGGAGATCACAGAGCATCTGGCCCGGCGTGATCCTACATGCGCTCAATAATCTGCTGGCCTATTTATGGCTCAACCTGCCGAAAGAATCCTGGAACTGGTATGGCGGAGAAATCCATGTGCGCTCTTATTGGCTGATCGCCGCCGTGCTGTTGGTGTGGTTCGGCGTAGACCGGTTCAATAGAGCGTGTGACGCCCGATCGATCAACGAAGGATCTGTCCTGAACAGCTGA